The Muntiacus reevesi chromosome 7, mMunRee1.1, whole genome shotgun sequence genome includes a region encoding these proteins:
- the LPCAT4 gene encoding lysophospholipid acyltransferase LPCAT4 isoform X3 — translation MKFCLLGALLAPIRVLLAFIVLFLLWPFAWLQVAGLTEEQLQEPITGWRKTVCHHGVLGLSRLLFFLLGFLRIRVRGQRASRLQAPVLVAAPHSTFFDPIVLLPCDLPKVVSRAENLSVPVIGALLRFNQAILVSRHDPASRRRVVEEVRRRATSGGKWPQVLFFPEGTCSNKKALLKFKPGAFIAGVPVQPVLIRYPNSLDTTSWAWRGPGVLKVLWLTASQPCSIVDVEFLPVYRPSPEESRDPTLYANNVQRVMAQALGIPATECEFVESLPVIVVGRLKVALEPQLWELGKVLRKAGLSPGCVDTGTEPGRSRRISQEEFAKQLQLSDSQTVAGAFSYFQQDADGLVDFRDVALALAALSGGRSLEELTRLAFELFAEEPEEQAEEQAEGPGRLLYRDGFSTILHLLLGSPRPAARTLHAELCRAGARRGLSLCEFQDFSLHHPLHGKLFSTYLRPSQTPPASPPGSSSALANGTVQAPKQKGD, via the exons ATGAAA TTCTGCCTCCTGGGGGCACTTCTGGCCCCCATCCGAGTGCTCCTGGCCTTTATCGTCCTCTTTCTCCTCTGGCCCTTTGCCTGGCTGCAAGTCGCTGGTCTTACTGAGGAGCAGCTTCAGGAGCCAATTACCGGATGGAGGAA GACTGTGTGCCACCATGGGGTGCTGGGCCTCAGCCGCCTGCTCTTTTTCCTGCTGGGTTTCCTCCGGATTCGAGTTCGGGGCCAGCGGGCCTCTCGCCTTCAAGCGCCCGTCCTGGTTGCTGCCCCGCACTCTACTTTCTTTGACCCCATTGTTCTGCTGCCCTGTGACCTCCCCAAGGTTGTGTCTCGAGCTGAGAACCTTTCCGTTCCCGTCATTGGAG CCCTTCTTCGCTTCAACCAAGCCATCCTAGTGTCCAGGCATGACCCAGCCTCTCGGCGCAGAGTGGTGGAAGAGGTCCGAAGGCGGGCTACCTCCGGAGGCAAGTGGCCTCAG gtACTGTTCTTTCCTGAGGGTACCTGTTCCAACAAGAAGGCTCTGCTGAAATTCAAACCAG GAGCCTTCATCGCGGGGGTGCCTGTGCAGCCTGTCCTCATCCGCTACCCCAACAGTCTG GACACTACCAGCTGGGCTTGGAGGGGCCCTGGAGT ACTCAAAGTCCTCTGGCTCACAGCCTCTCAGCCCTGCAGCATCGTGGATGTGGAG tTCCTACCTGTATACCGCCCCAGCCCGGAGGAGAGCAGGGACCCCACCCTCTATGCCAACAATGTCCAGAGGGTTATGGCACA GGCCCTGGGCATTCCAGCCACGGAGTGTGAGTTTGTAGAGAGCTTGCCCGTGATTGTGGTGGGCCGGCTGAAGGTGGCCTTGGAGCCACAGCTCTGGGAACTGGGCAAAGTGCTTCGGAAGGCTGG GCTGTCCCCTGGCTGTGTAGACACTGGGACAGAGCCAGGCCGGAGTCGCAGGATCAGTCAGGAAGAGTTTGCCAAGCAGCTGCAGCTCTCTGACTCCCAGACGGTGGCTGGTGCCTTTAGCTACTTCCAGCAG GATGCCGATGGTTTGGTGGACTTCCGAGACGTGGCCCTTGCATTGGCAGCTCTGAGTGGGGGCAGGAGCCTGGAGGAGCTGACTCGCCTGGCCTTTGAG CTCTTTGCCGAGGAGCCAGAGGAGCAGGCCGAGGAGCAGGCCGAGGGGCCCGGGCGGCTGCTTTACAGGGACGGCTTCAGCACCATCCTGCACCTGCTGCTCGGCTCGCCGCGCCCCGCCGCCAGGACCCTGCATGCCGAGCTGTGCCGGGCGGGCGCCCGCCGGGGCCTCTCCCTCT GTGAGTTCCAGGACTTCTCCCTCCACCACCCGCTCCACGGGAAGCTCTTCAGCACCTACCTGCGCCCCTCCCAGACACCGCCCGCCTCCCCCCCAGGCAGCAGCAGCGCTCTGGCCAACGGGACTGTGCAAGCCCCCAAGCAGAAGGGCGACTGA
- the LPCAT4 gene encoding lysophospholipid acyltransferase LPCAT4 isoform X2, translating to MSQGSPGDWVPLDPTPGPPAPPNPFVHELHLSRLQRVKFCLLGALLAPIRVLLAFIVLFLLWPFAWLQVAGLTEEQLQEPITGWRKTVCHHGVLGLSRLLFFLLGFLRIRVRGQRASRLQAPVLVAAPHSTFFDPIVLLPCDLPKVVSRAENLSVPVIGALLRFNQAILVSRHDPASRRRVVEEVRRRATSGGKWPQVLFFPEGTCSNKKALLKFKPGAFIAGVPVQPVLIRYPNSLDTTSWAWRGPGVLKVLWLTASQPCSIVDVEFLPVYRPSPEESRDPTLYANNVQRVMAQALGIPATECEFVESLPVIVVGRLKVALEPQLWELGKVLRKAGLSPGCVDTGTEPGRSRRISQEEFAKQLQLSDSQTVAGAFSYFQQDADGLVDFRDVALALAALSGGRSLEELTRLAFEEPEEQAEEQAEGPGRLLYRDGFSTILHLLLGSPRPAARTLHAELCRAGARRGLSLCEFQDFSLHHPLHGKLFSTYLRPSQTPPASPPGSSSALANGTVQAPKQKGD from the exons ATGAGCCAGGGAAGTCCGGGGGACTGGGTCCCCCTCGACCCTACCCCCGGACCCCCAGCGCCCCCCAACCCTTTCGTGCACGAGTTACATCTCTCCCGCCTCCAGAGGGTTAAG TTCTGCCTCCTGGGGGCACTTCTGGCCCCCATCCGAGTGCTCCTGGCCTTTATCGTCCTCTTTCTCCTCTGGCCCTTTGCCTGGCTGCAAGTCGCTGGTCTTACTGAGGAGCAGCTTCAGGAGCCAATTACCGGATGGAGGAA GACTGTGTGCCACCATGGGGTGCTGGGCCTCAGCCGCCTGCTCTTTTTCCTGCTGGGTTTCCTCCGGATTCGAGTTCGGGGCCAGCGGGCCTCTCGCCTTCAAGCGCCCGTCCTGGTTGCTGCCCCGCACTCTACTTTCTTTGACCCCATTGTTCTGCTGCCCTGTGACCTCCCCAAGGTTGTGTCTCGAGCTGAGAACCTTTCCGTTCCCGTCATTGGAG CCCTTCTTCGCTTCAACCAAGCCATCCTAGTGTCCAGGCATGACCCAGCCTCTCGGCGCAGAGTGGTGGAAGAGGTCCGAAGGCGGGCTACCTCCGGAGGCAAGTGGCCTCAG gtACTGTTCTTTCCTGAGGGTACCTGTTCCAACAAGAAGGCTCTGCTGAAATTCAAACCAG GAGCCTTCATCGCGGGGGTGCCTGTGCAGCCTGTCCTCATCCGCTACCCCAACAGTCTG GACACTACCAGCTGGGCTTGGAGGGGCCCTGGAGT ACTCAAAGTCCTCTGGCTCACAGCCTCTCAGCCCTGCAGCATCGTGGATGTGGAG tTCCTACCTGTATACCGCCCCAGCCCGGAGGAGAGCAGGGACCCCACCCTCTATGCCAACAATGTCCAGAGGGTTATGGCACA GGCCCTGGGCATTCCAGCCACGGAGTGTGAGTTTGTAGAGAGCTTGCCCGTGATTGTGGTGGGCCGGCTGAAGGTGGCCTTGGAGCCACAGCTCTGGGAACTGGGCAAAGTGCTTCGGAAGGCTGG GCTGTCCCCTGGCTGTGTAGACACTGGGACAGAGCCAGGCCGGAGTCGCAGGATCAGTCAGGAAGAGTTTGCCAAGCAGCTGCAGCTCTCTGACTCCCAGACGGTGGCTGGTGCCTTTAGCTACTTCCAGCAG GATGCCGATGGTTTGGTGGACTTCCGAGACGTGGCCCTTGCATTGGCAGCTCTGAGTGGGGGCAGGAGCCTGGAGGAGCTGACTCGCCTGGCCTTTGAG GAGCCAGAGGAGCAGGCCGAGGAGCAGGCCGAGGGGCCCGGGCGGCTGCTTTACAGGGACGGCTTCAGCACCATCCTGCACCTGCTGCTCGGCTCGCCGCGCCCCGCCGCCAGGACCCTGCATGCCGAGCTGTGCCGGGCGGGCGCCCGCCGGGGCCTCTCCCTCT GTGAGTTCCAGGACTTCTCCCTCCACCACCCGCTCCACGGGAAGCTCTTCAGCACCTACCTGCGCCCCTCCCAGACACCGCCCGCCTCCCCCCCAGGCAGCAGCAGCGCTCTGGCCAACGGGACTGTGCAAGCCCCCAAGCAGAAGGGCGACTGA
- the LPCAT4 gene encoding lysophospholipid acyltransferase LPCAT4 isoform X1, with the protein MSQGSPGDWVPLDPTPGPPAPPNPFVHELHLSRLQRVKFCLLGALLAPIRVLLAFIVLFLLWPFAWLQVAGLTEEQLQEPITGWRKTVCHHGVLGLSRLLFFLLGFLRIRVRGQRASRLQAPVLVAAPHSTFFDPIVLLPCDLPKVVSRAENLSVPVIGALLRFNQAILVSRHDPASRRRVVEEVRRRATSGGKWPQVLFFPEGTCSNKKALLKFKPGAFIAGVPVQPVLIRYPNSLDTTSWAWRGPGVLKVLWLTASQPCSIVDVEFLPVYRPSPEESRDPTLYANNVQRVMAQALGIPATECEFVESLPVIVVGRLKVALEPQLWELGKVLRKAGLSPGCVDTGTEPGRSRRISQEEFAKQLQLSDSQTVAGAFSYFQQDADGLVDFRDVALALAALSGGRSLEELTRLAFELFAEEPEEQAEEQAEGPGRLLYRDGFSTILHLLLGSPRPAARTLHAELCRAGARRGLSLCEFQDFSLHHPLHGKLFSTYLRPSQTPPASPPGSSSALANGTVQAPKQKGD; encoded by the exons ATGAGCCAGGGAAGTCCGGGGGACTGGGTCCCCCTCGACCCTACCCCCGGACCCCCAGCGCCCCCCAACCCTTTCGTGCACGAGTTACATCTCTCCCGCCTCCAGAGGGTTAAG TTCTGCCTCCTGGGGGCACTTCTGGCCCCCATCCGAGTGCTCCTGGCCTTTATCGTCCTCTTTCTCCTCTGGCCCTTTGCCTGGCTGCAAGTCGCTGGTCTTACTGAGGAGCAGCTTCAGGAGCCAATTACCGGATGGAGGAA GACTGTGTGCCACCATGGGGTGCTGGGCCTCAGCCGCCTGCTCTTTTTCCTGCTGGGTTTCCTCCGGATTCGAGTTCGGGGCCAGCGGGCCTCTCGCCTTCAAGCGCCCGTCCTGGTTGCTGCCCCGCACTCTACTTTCTTTGACCCCATTGTTCTGCTGCCCTGTGACCTCCCCAAGGTTGTGTCTCGAGCTGAGAACCTTTCCGTTCCCGTCATTGGAG CCCTTCTTCGCTTCAACCAAGCCATCCTAGTGTCCAGGCATGACCCAGCCTCTCGGCGCAGAGTGGTGGAAGAGGTCCGAAGGCGGGCTACCTCCGGAGGCAAGTGGCCTCAG gtACTGTTCTTTCCTGAGGGTACCTGTTCCAACAAGAAGGCTCTGCTGAAATTCAAACCAG GAGCCTTCATCGCGGGGGTGCCTGTGCAGCCTGTCCTCATCCGCTACCCCAACAGTCTG GACACTACCAGCTGGGCTTGGAGGGGCCCTGGAGT ACTCAAAGTCCTCTGGCTCACAGCCTCTCAGCCCTGCAGCATCGTGGATGTGGAG tTCCTACCTGTATACCGCCCCAGCCCGGAGGAGAGCAGGGACCCCACCCTCTATGCCAACAATGTCCAGAGGGTTATGGCACA GGCCCTGGGCATTCCAGCCACGGAGTGTGAGTTTGTAGAGAGCTTGCCCGTGATTGTGGTGGGCCGGCTGAAGGTGGCCTTGGAGCCACAGCTCTGGGAACTGGGCAAAGTGCTTCGGAAGGCTGG GCTGTCCCCTGGCTGTGTAGACACTGGGACAGAGCCAGGCCGGAGTCGCAGGATCAGTCAGGAAGAGTTTGCCAAGCAGCTGCAGCTCTCTGACTCCCAGACGGTGGCTGGTGCCTTTAGCTACTTCCAGCAG GATGCCGATGGTTTGGTGGACTTCCGAGACGTGGCCCTTGCATTGGCAGCTCTGAGTGGGGGCAGGAGCCTGGAGGAGCTGACTCGCCTGGCCTTTGAG CTCTTTGCCGAGGAGCCAGAGGAGCAGGCCGAGGAGCAGGCCGAGGGGCCCGGGCGGCTGCTTTACAGGGACGGCTTCAGCACCATCCTGCACCTGCTGCTCGGCTCGCCGCGCCCCGCCGCCAGGACCCTGCATGCCGAGCTGTGCCGGGCGGGCGCCCGCCGGGGCCTCTCCCTCT GTGAGTTCCAGGACTTCTCCCTCCACCACCCGCTCCACGGGAAGCTCTTCAGCACCTACCTGCGCCCCTCCCAGACACCGCCCGCCTCCCCCCCAGGCAGCAGCAGCGCTCTGGCCAACGGGACTGTGCAAGCCCCCAAGCAGAAGGGCGACTGA